A stretch of Arachis hypogaea cultivar Tifrunner chromosome 15, arahy.Tifrunner.gnm2.J5K5, whole genome shotgun sequence DNA encodes these proteins:
- the LOC112750858 gene encoding uncharacterized protein isoform X2, which produces MISSGGILLRRQSRPSSYCVVRFFSHKLARIHDRFCEMATTTTKIAGARVSEEGIVETFHNDDDEALDAAENGVVDKKNRFYIVFALADTKIDLKGNSVGGPCRTCRNPEIGLRKLS; this is translated from the exons ATGATCTCCTCCGGTGGCATTCTCCTACGCCGGCAATCTCGTCCATCAAGCTACTGTGTTGTGAGATTCTTCTCCCACAAGCTCGCTAG AATACATGATAGATTTTGCGAAATGGCAACTACAACTACTAAAATTGCAGGAGCTAGGGTTTCTGAGGAAGGGATCGTTGAAACATttcataatgatgatgatgaagcacTCGATGCTGCGGAGAATGGAGTTGTG GACAAGAAAAACAGATTTTATATCGTTTTTGCTTTAGCTGATACCAAGATAGATCTTAAAG GGAACAGCGTCGGTGGTCCTTGCCGGACTTGTCGCAACCCTGAAATTGGTCTGAGAAAACTTAGCTGA
- the LOC112750858 gene encoding uncharacterized protein isoform X1, with translation MISSGGILLRRQSRPSSYCVVRFFSHKLARIHDRFCEMATTTTKIAGARVSEEGIVETFHNDDDEALDAAENGVVDKKNRFYIVFALADTKIDLKVLSQQLGLGKGGLRMAPGEALSEILQGTASVVLAGLVATLKLV, from the exons ATGATCTCCTCCGGTGGCATTCTCCTACGCCGGCAATCTCGTCCATCAAGCTACTGTGTTGTGAGATTCTTCTCCCACAAGCTCGCTAG AATACATGATAGATTTTGCGAAATGGCAACTACAACTACTAAAATTGCAGGAGCTAGGGTTTCTGAGGAAGGGATCGTTGAAACATttcataatgatgatgatgaagcacTCGATGCTGCGGAGAATGGAGTTGTG GACAAGAAAAACAGATTTTATATCGTTTTTGCTTTAGCTGATACCAAGATAGATCTTAAAG TGCTATCTCAGCAGCTTGGTTTAGGAAAAGGGGGTCTTAGAATGGCACCTGGAGAGGCTTTGAGTGAAATACTTCAA GGAACAGCGTCGGTGGTCCTTGCCGGACTTGTCGCAACCCTGAAATTGGTCTGA
- the LOC140172854 gene encoding methylecgonone reductase-like, protein MEAKKKIPEVILNSGEKMPVIGYGTAVIPLPATESLPPTYVDAFEAGYTHFDTAALYGTEVPLGQALAKALELGIVNHRDEVFITSKLWCNNAHHDLVLPALKTTLKNLGLEYVDLYLIHWPLRFKPEVDGALEVRKDDLLPFEIEGTWEAMEECQRLGLAKSIGVSNFGIKKLTHLLENATIPPAVNQVEMSPTWQQGKLREFCRQKGIHVSAWSPLGAYREFYGINSVMDNPILKDIANSRHKSVPQIALRWIHEQGVIPIVRSFNKERMRQNLEIFDWELSKEESEKISQIPQCRMFKGEAFVSENGPYKSLEELWDDDP, encoded by the exons ATGGAAGCAAAGAAGAAGATCCCAGAAGTGATTCTAAACTCAGGGGAGAAGATGCCAGTGATAGGGTATGGAACTGCAGTGATTCCTCTTCCAGCAACAGAGTCTCTTCCCCCAACATATGTTGATGCCTTTGAAGCTGGATACACACACTTCGACACTGCTGCTTTGTATGGAACTGAGGTCCCTCTAGGCCAGGCTTTGGCCAAGGCTTTAGAGCTAGGAATCGTAAACCACCGCGACGAAGTGTTCATCACTTCCAAGCTATGGTGCAACAATGCTCACCATGACCTTGTTCTTCCAGCTCTGAAGACCACACTTAA GAACTTGGGGCTGGAGTATGTAGATCTCTATTTGATTCATTGGCCACTGAGATTCAAGCCTGAAGTTGATGGAGCTCTTGAAGTAAGAAAGGATGATTTGCTTCCCTTTGAAATAGAAGGAACATGGGAAGCCATGGAAGAGTGTCAAAGATTAGGCTTAGCCAAATCCATTGGTGTAAGCAACTTTGGCATTAAAAAACTCACACACCTCTTAGAAAATGCAACTATTCCTCCAGCTGTCAACCAG GTGGAAATGAGCCCAACATGGCAGCAGGGGAAGCTTAGAGAATTTTGCAGGCAGAAAGGAATCCATGTGAGTGCATGGTCACCATTAGGAGCTTACAGAGAATTTTATGGTATAAATTCCGTTATGGACAATCCAATCCTTAAGGACATAGCCAATTCAAGGCACAAGAGTGTGCCTCAG ATAGCACTAAGATGGATACATGAGCAAGGGGTAATCCCCATTGTGAGAAGCTTCAACAAGGAGAGGATGAGACAAAACCTTGAAATATTTGACTGGGAATTAAGCAAAGAAGAATCAGAAAAAATCAGCCAGATTCCACAGTGTAGGATGTTTAAGGGAGAAGCCTTTGTATCAGAAAATGGGCCATACAAGTCTCTGGAAGAACTCTGGGATGATGATCCGTGA
- the LOC140179351 gene encoding secreted RxLR effector protein 161-like, whose product MEHSKPVSTPVEVKFKLLREDKGRIVNPTYYKSLIGSLRYLTATRLDIVFGVGLLSRFMEEPCTNHLQAAKRVLRYIKGTLNDGIYYENTNEVNLVGYTDSDWAGDIETRKSTSGFVFHLGSGAISWSSKKQPVVALSTAEAEYIAAASCATQAVWLRRILEELNEKQNTPTTIFCDNMSAIALCKNSVFHGRSKHIFGFTKSESW is encoded by the coding sequence atGGAGCATTCAAAGCCAGTTTCTACTCCAGTCGAAGTGAAGTTCAAGTTGCTGAGAGAAGATAAAGGAAGAATAGTGAATCCTACATATTACAAAAGCTTGATTGGAAGTCTGAGGTACTTAACTGCGACTAGACTAGATATTGTGTTTGGAGTTGGTTTGCTTAGCAGATTTATGGAGGAACCTTGTACCAACCACTTGCAAGCGGCAAAACGGGTTCTTCGATATATCAAAGGTACTTTAAATGATggaatttattatgagaatactaATGAAGTAAACCTTGTTGGCTACACTGATAGTGATTGGGCTGGAGatatagaaacaagaaaaagtacttCAGGGTTTGTATTTCATCTTGGTTCTGGTGCAATTTCATGGTCGTCAAAGAAACAACCAGTAGTAGCACTATCTACAGCAGAAGCAGAATATATAGCAGCAGCAAGTTGTGCAACACAAGCAGTTTGGCTAAGAAGAATTCTTGAGGAATTGAACGAGAAACAAaatactccaacaacaatattttgtgataacatgtcAGCCATTGCACTTTGCAAAAATTCAGTATTTCATGGAAGATCGAAGCATATATTCGGGTTCACAAAATCAGAGAGTTGGTGA